Proteins encoded within one genomic window of Halorussus salilacus:
- a CDS encoding universal stress protein, with protein MYDRILVPTDGSTDTERAVGHAAELAAAHGAELHAVYVVNSATFTGLPMETSWEGIDDVLHEEGEAALERVETIADEYDVPVASRLLEGTPSRRIVEYAEGEDCDLVVMGTHGRGGIDRLLLGSVAEGVVRACTVPVLTVRVGDEGENGEDSPAATESESDAETGHVPVE; from the coding sequence ATGTACGACCGGATACTCGTGCCGACCGACGGTTCGACCGACACCGAGCGCGCGGTCGGACACGCCGCCGAACTCGCGGCCGCCCACGGCGCGGAGCTACACGCGGTCTACGTCGTCAACTCCGCGACGTTCACCGGCCTCCCGATGGAGACCTCGTGGGAGGGCATCGACGACGTGCTCCACGAGGAGGGCGAGGCCGCGCTGGAGCGCGTCGAGACCATCGCGGACGAGTACGACGTGCCGGTCGCCTCGCGCCTGCTCGAAGGCACGCCGAGCAGGCGCATCGTCGAGTACGCCGAGGGCGAGGACTGCGACCTCGTGGTGATGGGCACCCACGGACGGGGCGGCATCGACCGCCTGCTTCTGGGGAGCGTCGCCGAGGGCGTGGTCCGGGCCTGCACGGTCCCCGTCCTCACCGTCCGGGTGGGCGACGAGGGCGAGAACGGGGAGGACTCGCCCGCCGCCACCGAGTCCGAGTCGGACGCCGAGACGGGTCACGTCCCGGTCGAGTAG
- a CDS encoding biotin--[acetyl-CoA-carboxylase] ligase → MNDTRRAVLERLAEGPVPGPDVADDLGVSRNAVWKHVEGLRGSGFDIESSDDGYALEGIPEYGGPAVEFGLDAPFSVEYHDAVGSTNDRARELAAEGAEDVVVLADEQTGSRGRLDRAWSAPSGGVWASLVLRPDLPPAHVPALTLAAAVATTDAAREAGVPAEIKWPNDVLVGTEGDRGGRKLAGILTEMEGEADRVSWVVVGIGVNANIPVDDLPEGATSLREEVGEVDRRVFVQRLLERFDDLRGDPESAVEAWRERSATLGQRVRVERADGEVVGEAVDVAFPGSLVVETDEGRVRVHAGDCEHLRPV, encoded by the coding sequence ATGAACGACACGCGCCGGGCGGTCCTCGAACGACTCGCGGAGGGTCCCGTCCCCGGACCCGACGTCGCCGACGACCTCGGCGTCTCGCGCAACGCGGTCTGGAAGCACGTCGAGGGACTCCGCGGTTCGGGGTTCGACATCGAGAGCAGCGACGACGGCTACGCCCTCGAAGGGATACCGGAGTACGGCGGCCCCGCGGTCGAGTTCGGGCTCGACGCGCCGTTCTCGGTGGAGTACCACGACGCCGTCGGAAGCACCAACGACCGCGCCCGCGAACTCGCCGCCGAGGGGGCCGAGGACGTGGTCGTGCTGGCCGACGAGCAGACCGGCAGTCGGGGACGGCTCGACCGCGCGTGGTCGGCCCCGAGCGGCGGGGTCTGGGCGAGCCTCGTCCTCCGGCCCGACCTCCCGCCCGCCCACGTCCCGGCGCTGACGCTGGCGGCCGCGGTCGCCACCACGGACGCGGCCCGGGAGGCGGGCGTTCCGGCCGAAATCAAGTGGCCGAACGATGTCTTAGTCGGCACCGAGGGCGACCGCGGCGGCCGAAAGCTCGCCGGAATCCTGACCGAGATGGAAGGCGAGGCAGACCGCGTCTCGTGGGTCGTGGTCGGTATCGGCGTGAACGCGAATATTCCGGTCGACGACCTCCCCGAGGGAGCGACCAGCCTCCGCGAGGAGGTCGGCGAGGTCGACCGGCGGGTCTTCGTCCAGCGACTGCTGGAGCGGTTCGACGACCTCCGCGGGGACCCCGAATCCGCGGTCGAGGCGTGGCGCGAGCGGTCGGCCACGCTGGGCCAGCGCGTGCGGGTCGAGCGCGCCGACGGCGAGGTCGTCGGCGAGGCCGTCGACGTGGCGTTCCCCGGGTCGCTCGTGGTCGAGACCGACGAGGGCCGGGTCCGGGTCCACGCGGGCGACTGCGAACACCTCCGGCCAGTATAG
- a CDS encoding acetyl-CoA carboxylase biotin carboxylase subunit — protein MFDKVLVANRGEIAVRVMRACEELGIDTVAVYSEADKDSGHVRYADEAYNVGPARAADSYLDHEAVIDAAKKADADAIHPGYGFLAENAEFGGKVEDTEGVTWVGPSADSMEQLGEKTHARKTMRDADVPIVPGTTDPVEDPEEVTEFGDEHGYPIAIKAEGGGGGRGMKVVRGPEEADDQLESAKREGEAYFDNDNVYLERYLENPRHIEVQIIADHHGNVRHLGERDCSLQRRHQKVIEEGPSPALTDELREEIAEAARRGADAAGYYNAGTFEFLVEEDPDREDGELLGPDADFYFLEVNTRIQVEHTVTEELTGIDIVKWQLRVAADEELGFEQDDVELEGHAMEFRINAENAAEEFAPATGGKLTTYDPPGGIGVRLDDALRQGDDLVTDYDSMVAKLIIHGSDREECIARSKRALAEYDIEGIPTIIPFHRLMLDDEPFVAGTHTTKYLDNTLDPERIDEAQEKWGSETESTTDDEEVVEREFTVEVNGKRFEVDLEERGAAAIPASNGGGGATGQKPEPAGGDSGGGDDVSVDGEGESVTAEMQGTILDVTVEEGDEVASGDVVCVLEAMKMENDVVASRGGTVTQIAVGEGDSVDMGDVLVVIE, from the coding sequence ATGTTCGACAAGGTTCTCGTCGCCAACCGAGGCGAAATCGCGGTCCGCGTGATGCGGGCGTGCGAGGAGCTGGGTATCGACACCGTGGCCGTCTACAGCGAGGCCGACAAGGACTCCGGACACGTCCGGTACGCCGACGAGGCGTACAACGTGGGTCCCGCACGCGCGGCCGACTCGTACCTCGACCACGAGGCGGTCATCGACGCCGCGAAGAAGGCCGACGCCGACGCCATCCACCCCGGCTACGGCTTCCTCGCGGAGAACGCCGAGTTCGGGGGCAAGGTCGAGGACACCGAGGGCGTGACGTGGGTCGGCCCCTCGGCGGATTCGATGGAGCAGCTGGGCGAGAAGACCCACGCCCGCAAGACGATGCGGGACGCCGACGTGCCCATCGTGCCCGGCACGACCGACCCCGTCGAGGACCCCGAGGAGGTCACCGAGTTCGGCGACGAGCACGGCTACCCCATCGCCATCAAGGCCGAGGGCGGCGGCGGCGGCCGCGGGATGAAGGTCGTCCGCGGCCCCGAGGAGGCCGACGACCAGCTCGAATCCGCCAAGCGCGAGGGGGAGGCGTACTTCGACAACGACAACGTCTACCTCGAACGCTATCTGGAGAACCCGCGCCACATCGAGGTCCAGATCATCGCCGACCACCACGGCAACGTCCGCCACCTCGGGGAACGGGACTGCTCGCTCCAGCGCCGCCACCAGAAGGTCATCGAGGAAGGGCCGTCCCCGGCGCTCACCGACGAACTCCGCGAGGAGATCGCCGAGGCCGCGCGCCGCGGTGCCGACGCCGCGGGCTACTACAACGCGGGCACCTTCGAGTTCCTCGTCGAGGAGGACCCCGACCGCGAGGACGGCGAACTCCTCGGGCCCGACGCCGACTTCTACTTCCTCGAAGTCAACACCCGGATTCAGGTCGAACACACCGTCACCGAGGAGCTGACGGGCATCGACATCGTGAAGTGGCAGCTCCGGGTCGCGGCCGACGAGGAACTCGGCTTCGAGCAGGACGACGTGGAGCTAGAGGGCCACGCGATGGAGTTCCGAATCAACGCCGAGAACGCCGCCGAGGAGTTCGCGCCCGCCACTGGCGGCAAACTCACGACCTACGACCCGCCGGGCGGCATCGGCGTGCGCCTCGACGACGCGCTGCGGCAGGGCGACGACCTCGTGACCGACTACGACTCGATGGTCGCGAAGCTCATCATCCACGGGAGCGACCGCGAGGAGTGCATCGCCCGGTCGAAGCGCGCGCTCGCCGAGTACGACATCGAGGGCATCCCGACGATCATCCCGTTCCACCGGCTGATGCTCGACGACGAGCCGTTCGTGGCGGGAACCCACACCACCAAGTACCTCGACAACACGCTCGACCCCGAGCGCATCGACGAGGCTCAGGAGAAGTGGGGCAGCGAGACCGAATCGACGACCGACGACGAGGAGGTCGTCGAGCGCGAGTTCACGGTCGAGGTCAACGGCAAGCGATTCGAGGTCGACCTCGAAGAGCGCGGCGCGGCCGCGATTCCCGCGAGTAACGGCGGAGGCGGCGCGACCGGACAGAAGCCCGAGCCCGCGGGCGGCGACTCGGGCGGGGGCGACGACGTGAGCGTCGACGGCGAGGGCGAGAGCGTCACCGCCGAGATGCAGGGCACCATCCTCGACGTGACGGTCGAGGAGGGCGACGAAGTCGCGTCGGGCGACGTGGTCTGCGTCCTCGAAGCCATGAAGATGGAGAACGACGTGGTCGCCTCGCGGGGCGGCACCGTGACGCAAATCGCCGTCGGCGAGGGCGACAGCGTCGACATGGGCGACGTGCTGGTCGTCATCGAGTAG
- a CDS encoding helix-turn-helix domain-containing protein has protein sequence MKYLTLALRQPRATRHPMQNFIADSEAVAREELLAWNLLPGEAVEYVLFYVEGEIDPYREAISDVGSVAEYTLAPIDSESFYAYVRQETREADRQFREAFARRHLLVVPPVEYTGEGHMRFTVVGESADLRALLDDLPERIDAEIAEVGEYDRRHATVAGALTDRQFEAVSVASSLGYYEVPREGSLAEVADELDCAESTASDLLRKAESKLVSAVVNG, from the coding sequence GTGAAGTACCTCACGCTCGCGCTGCGCCAACCGCGGGCGACTCGCCACCCCATGCAGAACTTCATCGCCGACTCGGAGGCGGTCGCTCGGGAGGAGCTACTGGCGTGGAACCTCCTGCCCGGCGAGGCAGTCGAGTACGTGCTGTTCTACGTCGAGGGCGAGATAGACCCCTACCGGGAGGCGATTTCGGACGTGGGGTCGGTCGCCGAGTACACGCTGGCCCCCATCGATTCGGAGTCGTTCTACGCCTACGTCAGACAGGAGACCCGCGAGGCCGACCGCCAGTTCCGCGAGGCGTTCGCTCGCCGCCACCTGCTGGTCGTCCCGCCCGTCGAGTACACCGGCGAGGGACACATGCGGTTCACGGTCGTCGGCGAGTCGGCCGACCTGCGGGCGCTCCTCGACGACCTGCCCGAGCGCATCGACGCCGAGATAGCGGAGGTCGGCGAGTACGACCGCAGACACGCCACCGTCGCGGGCGCGTTGACCGACCGCCAGTTCGAGGCGGTGTCGGTCGCGTCGTCGCTCGGGTACTACGAGGTGCCCCGCGAGGGGTCGCTGGCCGAGGTCGCCGACGAACTCGACTGCGCCGAGAGCACGGCGTCCGACCTGCTCCGGAAGGCCGAGTCGAAGCTCGTCTCGGCGGTCGTGAACGGGTGA
- a CDS encoding cytochrome P450, protein MSETQPGPADAEGPERTERDPRALAEAPEPPQLPGTPVLGNTLGFVRDPFGFYDRLESVGDAVGYSVAGREFCTVFEPDYVEQILVEDNERFVKSEAFRDAAAGFAERGLLLTEGEEWRDQRVRIQPAFTPDRIRSYADAMVTYAERTLDHLADGEVVDVQDAMSELTLRILAKSLFDIDVEGRREVVREAAAALNERGDAGGASAFLPDWVPTPKNRRFERAMTDFEAMVDDLVAERRADDAEYDDLLSLLLRAEGPDGETMAEEVVGDQLVTFLFAGHETTALALTYAWHLLGRNPDEAEKLRAELDATLGDDPATIADLPDLGYTERVVREALRLYPPAYVLFREPTEDVRIGPYRIEAGTNLTLPAFKLHRDGRFYDAPDEFRPERWTADFEDDLPDYAYFPFGGGPRHCIGMRFAMTELRLVLATMAREVAFEPVYEGDPDLAMSATLKPTTEMRMRVRKR, encoded by the coding sequence ATGAGCGAGACCCAACCGGGCCCGGCCGACGCCGAGGGCCCGGAGCGAACGGAGCGGGACCCGCGAGCGCTCGCCGAGGCTCCCGAACCCCCGCAGCTCCCCGGCACGCCCGTTCTCGGCAACACGCTCGGGTTCGTGCGCGACCCGTTCGGGTTCTACGACCGCCTCGAATCCGTGGGCGACGCAGTGGGCTACAGCGTCGCGGGCCGGGAGTTCTGCACGGTGTTCGAACCCGACTACGTCGAGCAGATTCTGGTCGAGGACAACGAGCGGTTCGTCAAGAGCGAGGCGTTCCGCGACGCGGCCGCGGGGTTCGCCGAGCGCGGACTCCTCCTGACCGAGGGCGAGGAGTGGCGCGACCAGCGCGTCCGCATCCAGCCCGCGTTCACGCCCGACCGCATCCGGAGCTACGCCGACGCGATGGTGACGTACGCCGAGCGAACGCTCGACCACCTCGCCGACGGCGAGGTGGTCGACGTGCAGGACGCGATGTCGGAGCTGACTCTCCGGATTCTGGCGAAGTCGCTGTTCGACATCGACGTCGAGGGGCGACGCGAAGTCGTCCGGGAGGCCGCGGCCGCGCTCAACGAGCGCGGGGACGCGGGCGGCGCGTCGGCGTTCCTCCCCGACTGGGTACCCACGCCGAAGAACCGCCGGTTCGAGCGCGCGATGACCGACTTCGAGGCGATGGTGGACGACCTCGTCGCGGAGCGCCGCGCAGACGACGCAGAGTACGACGACCTGCTCTCGCTGTTGCTCCGCGCCGAGGGACCCGACGGCGAGACGATGGCCGAGGAGGTGGTCGGCGACCAGCTGGTCACGTTCCTGTTCGCGGGCCACGAGACCACCGCGCTCGCGCTGACCTACGCGTGGCACCTGCTCGGGCGCAACCCCGACGAAGCGGAGAAACTCCGCGCGGAACTCGACGCGACCCTCGGCGACGACCCCGCCACGATTGCCGACCTCCCCGACCTCGGCTACACCGAGCGGGTCGTCAGGGAGGCGCTCCGGCTCTACCCGCCCGCCTACGTCCTCTTCCGGGAGCCGACCGAGGACGTTCGAATCGGCCCCTACCGCATCGAGGCCGGGACGAACCTCACGCTCCCCGCCTTCAAACTCCACCGCGACGGGCGGTTCTACGACGCCCCCGACGAGTTCCGGCCCGAGCGTTGGACCGCCGACTTCGAGGACGACCTCCCCGACTACGCCTACTTCCCCTTCGGCGGCGGGCCGCGCCACTGCATCGGGATGCGGTTCGCGATGACCGAACTCCGGCTCGTGCTGGCGACGATGGCCCGGGAGGTCGCGTTCGAACCGGTCTACGAGGGCGACCCCGACCTCGCGATGAGCGCGACCCTCAAGCCGACGACCGAGATGCGAATGCGCGTCCGGAAGCGCTGA
- a CDS encoding class I SAM-dependent methyltransferase, with translation MTDMDPGTYYDEFAEGEWERLDRDPVTRMEFENTTDYLAEFLPDSGRVLDAGGGPGRYTCWLAERGYEVEHCDLSAEQVAIAREKVAERGLGDRATCQRGDLRDLPFADDAFDAVCCLGGPLSHVVDDAERADAMAELRRVARGGHASEASEAASRESAGAPAFVSVIGRFAMLRDVVQFSLEDAHGLLAPIAEDGDYTAERVEKLGSGEGWAECHGFRADEFEAELEDAGFDVDRLVGLENVATRTKRELADADEAALDDVREVVRTLREDRTAVDFSEHMLAVCRA, from the coding sequence ATGACCGACATGGACCCCGGGACCTACTACGACGAGTTCGCCGAGGGCGAGTGGGAGCGACTCGACCGCGACCCCGTCACTCGGATGGAGTTCGAGAACACGACCGACTACCTCGCGGAGTTCCTCCCCGACTCGGGGCGGGTCCTCGACGCCGGGGGCGGTCCCGGCCGGTACACCTGCTGGCTGGCCGAGCGCGGGTACGAGGTCGAACACTGCGACCTGAGCGCCGAACAGGTCGCCATCGCCCGCGAGAAGGTCGCCGAGCGCGGTCTCGGCGACCGCGCGACCTGCCAGCGGGGCGACCTCCGGGACCTCCCCTTCGCGGACGACGCGTTCGACGCGGTCTGCTGTCTCGGCGGCCCCCTGAGCCACGTCGTGGACGACGCCGAACGCGCCGACGCGATGGCGGAACTCCGGCGGGTCGCGCGAGGCGGCCACGCGAGCGAAGCGAGCGAGGCCGCCTCGCGCGAGTCCGCCGGTGCCCCCGCCTTCGTCTCGGTCATCGGCCGGTTCGCCATGCTCCGGGACGTCGTCCAGTTCTCGCTGGAGGACGCCCACGGCCTGCTCGCGCCCATCGCCGAGGACGGCGACTACACCGCAGAGCGCGTCGAGAAACTCGGCTCGGGCGAGGGCTGGGCCGAGTGCCACGGCTTCCGGGCCGACGAGTTCGAGGCCGAACTCGAAGACGCTGGCTTCGACGTGGACCGACTCGTCGGTCTGGAGAACGTCGCCACCCGGACGAAACGCGAGTTGGCCGACGCCGACGAGGCGGCCCTCGACGACGTGCGCGAGGTCGTCCGAACCCTCCGCGAGGACCGGACCGCGGTGGACTTCTCCGAGCACATGCTCGCGGTCTGTCGGGCGTGA
- a CDS encoding DUF7511 domain-containing protein: MTHDPITEPPDSTRGDATDSTARSPDAEPTARSPDELRSVVVAYDDRPDRRTVFPPDRSGVERMSAWLTADDRVFVDLGDAR, translated from the coding sequence ATGACCCACGACCCGATAACCGAACCACCCGACTCGACCCGCGGTGACGCCACCGACTCGACCGCTCGCTCGCCCGACGCCGAACCGACCGCTCGCTCGCCCGACGAACTCCGCTCGGTCGTGGTCGCGTACGATGACCGCCCGGACCGTCGAACCGTGTTCCCGCCCGACCGCTCGGGAGTCGAACGCATGTCGGCGTGGCTCACCGCCGACGACCGCGTGTTCGTCGACCTCGGAGACGCCCGCTGA
- a CDS encoding zinc finger Ran-binding domain-containing protein produces the protein MDLAYRLLIYFVAMIGPTVLFLGLMRGLEWLRDDALLLSIAESETADPEVSEAAARAVGRAPVLADGGDPSDGDRAETDASEPESVVCSSCGESNRAESTYCRACVGELS, from the coding sequence ATGGACCTCGCCTATCGCCTGCTGATATACTTCGTGGCCATGATAGGCCCGACGGTGCTGTTCCTCGGGCTGATGCGCGGTCTGGAGTGGCTCCGCGACGACGCGCTCCTCCTGAGCATCGCCGAGAGCGAAACCGCCGACCCCGAGGTGTCCGAGGCCGCGGCCCGCGCCGTGGGGCGGGCCCCGGTTCTGGCCGACGGCGGCGACCCGAGCGACGGGGACCGCGCCGAGACCGACGCCAGCGAACCCGAGTCGGTCGTCTGCTCGTCGTGCGGCGAGTCGAACCGAGCCGAATCGACGTACTGTCGGGCGTGCGTCGGGGAACTGAGTTAG
- the sucD gene encoding succinate--CoA ligase subunit alpha — protein MSVLVDEDTRVVVQGITGGEGKFHTQQMMEYGTNVVAGAVPGKGGQEVEGVPVYDTVEQAAREEDADASVVFVPPAFAGDAVFEALDAPLDLVVAITEGIPTQDMSKVYKRLSEVDTRLIGPNCPGIITPGESKLGILPGNIFESGDVGLVSRSGTLTYQVVDNLTSRGIGQTTAIGIGGDPIIGTDFIDALELFENDPDTKAVVMCGEIGGEDEEEAAQYIAQNMDTPVAGFIAGRTAPPGKRMGHAGAIVSGSGTGTAESKINALNDAGVPVGDTPNEVADHIEDFL, from the coding sequence ATGAGCGTTCTAGTCGACGAAGACACCAGAGTCGTCGTACAGGGCATCACGGGTGGCGAAGGGAAGTTCCACACCCAGCAGATGATGGAGTACGGCACCAACGTCGTCGCTGGCGCGGTGCCGGGCAAGGGCGGCCAAGAGGTCGAGGGCGTCCCCGTCTACGACACCGTCGAGCAGGCCGCTCGCGAGGAGGACGCCGACGCGTCGGTCGTGTTCGTCCCGCCCGCGTTCGCGGGCGACGCCGTCTTCGAGGCGCTCGACGCGCCGCTCGACCTCGTGGTCGCCATCACCGAGGGCATCCCCACGCAGGACATGTCGAAGGTGTACAAGCGCCTCTCGGAGGTCGACACCCGGCTCATCGGTCCGAACTGCCCGGGCATCATCACCCCCGGCGAGAGCAAGCTCGGCATCCTGCCGGGCAACATCTTCGAGTCGGGCGACGTGGGGCTGGTCTCGCGGTCGGGCACCCTGACCTATCAGGTCGTCGATAACCTCACCTCGCGCGGTATCGGTCAGACCACCGCCATCGGCATCGGCGGCGACCCCATCATCGGCACCGACTTCATCGACGCCCTCGAACTGTTCGAGAACGACCCCGACACGAAGGCGGTCGTGATGTGCGGCGAGATCGGCGGCGAGGACGAGGAGGAGGCCGCCCAGTACATCGCCCAGAACATGGACACCCCGGTCGCGGGCTTCATCGCGGGCCGGACCGCCCCGCCGGGCAAGCGCATGGGCCACGCCGGAGCCATCGTCTCGGGTAGCGGCACCGGCACCGCCGAGAGCAAGATAAACGCCCTCAACGACGCGGGCGTCCCGGTCGGCGACACCCCCAACGAGGTCGCCGACCACATCGAGGACTTCCTGTAA
- the sucC gene encoding ADP-forming succinate--CoA ligase subunit beta, with protein sequence MRSRRFGTTNSLSPKVPSESKMKLHEYQAKRVFADAGIPTPASTLASSVDEVVEAAEDIGYPVAVKAQVHVGGRGKAGGIKLADDREEVERAAEDILGMDLKGYTVEEVLVEEAVNFKNELYVGVTMDRGEGKPVAMVSTKGGVNIEEVAEEDPDAIAREHVDPAFGMHPYQARKVVYDAGVPREVASDVASILTTLFELWDDSDASDIEINPVMVTEDDEVVAADAVMNIDDDALFRQPDLAEMEEETFEDDLERKAGEYGFDYVRLDGNTGIIGNGAGLVMTTLDLVDYYGGSPANFLDIGGGAKAERVANALDMVFSDENVDAVVFNIFGGITRGDEVAKGINDALEQFDEIPKRVVVRLAGTNAEEGREILNDELVTVEETLEDAVQRAVEYAEVEA encoded by the coding sequence GTGCGGTCCCGGCGTTTCGGAACTACTAACTCGCTTTCCCCGAAAGTACCGTCCGAGTCCAAGATGAAACTCCACGAGTATCAGGCGAAGCGCGTCTTCGCCGATGCGGGAATCCCGACGCCAGCGTCGACGCTGGCGTCGTCGGTAGACGAAGTCGTCGAGGCCGCCGAAGACATCGGCTACCCCGTGGCCGTCAAGGCGCAGGTCCACGTCGGGGGCCGCGGCAAGGCCGGGGGAATCAAGCTCGCCGACGACCGCGAGGAGGTCGAACGGGCCGCCGAGGACATCCTCGGGATGGACCTCAAGGGCTACACCGTCGAGGAGGTCCTCGTCGAGGAGGCCGTGAACTTCAAGAACGAACTCTACGTCGGCGTGACGATGGACCGCGGCGAGGGCAAGCCCGTCGCCATGGTCTCGACCAAGGGCGGGGTCAACATCGAGGAGGTCGCCGAGGAGGACCCCGACGCCATCGCCCGCGAGCACGTCGACCCGGCGTTCGGGATGCACCCCTACCAGGCCCGGAAGGTCGTCTACGACGCCGGAGTCCCCCGCGAGGTGGCCTCCGACGTGGCGTCCATCCTCACCACGCTGTTCGAACTCTGGGACGACAGCGACGCCAGCGACATCGAGATCAACCCCGTGATGGTCACGGAGGACGACGAGGTCGTCGCGGCCGACGCCGTGATGAACATCGACGACGACGCGCTGTTCCGCCAGCCCGACCTCGCGGAGATGGAGGAAGAGACCTTCGAGGACGACCTCGAACGCAAGGCCGGAGAGTACGGCTTCGACTACGTCCGACTCGACGGCAACACCGGCATCATCGGCAACGGCGCGGGCCTCGTGATGACGACGCTCGACCTCGTGGACTACTACGGCGGGTCGCCCGCCAACTTCCTCGACATCGGGGGTGGCGCGAAAGCCGAGCGCGTCGCGAACGCGCTCGACATGGTGTTCTCCGACGAGAACGTCGACGCGGTCGTGTTCAACATCTTCGGCGGTATCACTCGCGGCGACGAGGTCGCCAAGGGCATCAACGACGCGCTGGAGCAGTTCGACGAGATTCCCAAGCGCGTGGTCGTCCGACTCGCGGGCACCAACGCCGAGGAGGGCCGCGAGATTCTGAACGACGAACTCGTGACGGTCGAGGAGACCCTCGAAGACGCGGTACAGCGTGCGGTCGAGTACGCGGAGGTGGAAGCATGA
- a CDS encoding redox-regulated ATPase YchF: MSYKIGLVGKPSVGKSTFFNAATMNDVPEGAYPFTTIDPAVGEAYVRVECAAPEFGEECTPNVGFCEDGVRFVPTKLVDVAGLVPGAHEGRGLGNQFLTDLNEADVLVHVVDFSGTTDIEGEPTEDHDPREDIDFLEDELDMWYLEVLEKGISRYESGYDGDEDDIEVELAEQMSAFRTNKDEIKREILSLGLELDPETWDEADREELAREIRKVTKPMVVAANKMDTPEAKANFEEITSDSDYDHLTVVPASAHAEKALKKADEQGAVEYRPGDSDFDIVGDVSGDQRAGLEAIEEFVAAYDGTGVQRALETALFEELGVVPVFPGGANGLGNERGEVLPDCFLLPEGATAEDFAYHVHSDLGEGFLHGIDCRSNRQVGANTELDDRDVIDIVSTN; this comes from the coding sequence ATGAGCTACAAGATCGGTCTCGTCGGCAAGCCCTCGGTGGGCAAGTCGACGTTCTTCAACGCCGCGACGATGAACGACGTGCCCGAGGGCGCGTACCCCTTCACCACCATCGACCCCGCGGTGGGCGAGGCCTACGTCCGGGTCGAGTGCGCCGCCCCGGAGTTCGGCGAGGAGTGTACCCCGAACGTCGGATTCTGCGAGGACGGGGTTCGATTCGTCCCGACGAAACTGGTGGACGTTGCGGGACTCGTCCCCGGCGCTCACGAGGGCAGAGGGCTGGGGAATCAGTTCCTGACGGACCTCAACGAGGCCGACGTGCTGGTCCACGTCGTCGACTTCTCGGGCACGACCGACATCGAGGGCGAACCCACCGAGGACCACGACCCCCGCGAGGACATCGACTTCCTCGAAGACGAACTCGACATGTGGTACCTCGAAGTGCTGGAGAAGGGCATCTCGCGCTACGAGTCGGGCTACGACGGCGACGAGGACGACATCGAGGTCGAACTCGCCGAGCAGATGAGCGCGTTCCGCACCAACAAGGACGAGATAAAGCGCGAGATACTGTCGCTCGGCCTCGAACTCGACCCCGAGACGTGGGACGAGGCCGACCGCGAGGAACTCGCCCGCGAGATCCGCAAGGTGACCAAGCCGATGGTGGTCGCCGCGAACAAGATGGACACCCCCGAGGCGAAGGCCAACTTCGAGGAGATAACGAGCGACTCCGACTACGACCACCTCACCGTGGTGCCCGCGAGCGCCCACGCCGAGAAGGCGCTCAAGAAGGCCGACGAGCAGGGCGCAGTCGAGTACCGGCCCGGCGATTCGGACTTCGACATCGTGGGCGACGTCTCGGGCGACCAACGCGCGGGACTCGAAGCCATCGAGGAGTTCGTCGCGGCGTACGACGGCACGGGGGTCCAGCGCGCGCTCGAAACCGCGCTGTTCGAGGAGCTGGGCGTCGTCCCCGTCTTCCCCGGCGGCGCGAACGGACTGGGCAACGAGCGCGGCGAGGTCCTGCCCGACTGCTTCCTCCTGCCCGAGGGCGCGACCGCCGAGGACTTCGCCTACCACGTCCACTCCGATTTGGGGGAGGGCTTCCTCCACGGCATCGACTGCCGGAGCAACCGGCAGGTCGGTGCGAACACCGAACTCGACGACCGTGACGTCATCGACATCGTCTCGACGAACTGA